In a genomic window of Amphiprion ocellaris isolate individual 3 ecotype Okinawa chromosome 13, ASM2253959v1, whole genome shotgun sequence:
- the dnd1 gene encoding dead end protein 1, with protein sequence MLKEPPQGGLECGPIEGRRAAEGRHCEDGEEAEKMMEIEQMLNVERVRALEAWLETTNTKVVQVNGQRKYGGPPEVWDGPAPGSRCEVYISEIPRDAYEDLLIPLFSSVGPLWEFRLMMNFSGQNRGFAYAKYGTSAVATDAIRLLNGYMLEPGLRLSVRRSVEKRHLCIGDLPAATRQDDLLQVLRVFAEGVEKLSLKTGPGIDGVSAIVTFSSHHTASMAKKVVVEAFKKHFALTVSIKWQTTEKLNPNEPQHLQKPPKSLPLPPKPPRHAHNSPRHAHNSPRHAHSSRHSVLPPRLAVPPSVPPGFCRAVGGPRVPQQLHPSCSSSFCSQGHLLFAGSPVMLLQKLCEAVGVGEPCYEMQYSHAGPDGFLYFTYKVRIPGITAIFKGLVTILPGPNAGTMEEEARRAAAQQVLQRVYNHQLTS encoded by the exons ATGCTGAAGGAGCCACCCCAGGGTGGTTTAGAGTGTGGGCCAATAGAGGGCCGGCGGGCCGCGGAGGGGCGTCACTGTGAGGACGGAGAAGAAGCCGAGAAGATGATGGAGATCGAGCAG ATGCTGAACGTTGAGCGGGTGCGAGCCCTGGAAGCCTGGCTGGAAACCACCAACACAAAGGTGGTTCAGGTGAACGGCCAGAGGAAGTATGGAGGTCCACCTGAAG TGTGGGACGGCCCCGCCCCAGGATCCCGCTGTGAGGTCTACATCAGCGAGATCCCTCGGGACGCCTACGAGGACCTGCTCATCCCCCTGTTCAGCTCCGTGGGGCCGTTGTGGGAGTTCCGGCTGATGATGAACTTCAGCGGTCAGAACCGCGGCTTCGCCTACGCCAAATACGGGACGTCAGCTGTAGCTACCGACGCCATCCGCCTGCTGAACGGATACATGCTGGAGCCCGGCTTGCGCCTCAGCGTACGGCGAAGCGTCGAGAAGAGACACCTCTGTATTGGAGATCTGCCGGCTGCCACCAGGCAAGATGACCTCCTGCAG GTGCTGCGTGTATTTGCAGAGGGGGTGGAGAAGCTGTCCCTGAAGACCGGACCTGGAATAGACGGGGTGTCTGCCATCGTCACCTTCTCATCCCACCACACTGCTTCCATGGCCAAGAAGGTGGTGGTGGAAG cattCAAGAAGCACTTTGCGTTGACCGTCTCAATCAAGTGGCAGACCACAGAGAAGCTGAACCCCAACGAGCCACAACATCTTCAGAAACCTCCAAAGAGCCTTCCGCTGCCCCCGAAGCCTCCACGCCACGCCCACAACTCTCCACGCCACGCCCACAACTCTCCACGCCACGCCCACAGCTCTCGGCACTCAGTCCTGCCTCCTCGCCTGGCGGTCCCCCCATCCGTCCCCCCAGGTTTCTGCAGAGCAGTGGGAGGACCCCGTGTCCCACAGCAGCTTCacccctcctgctcctcctccttctgctccCAGGGGCATCTACTGTTTGCAGGATCCCCAGTGATGCTCCTCCAGAAGCTGTGCGAGGCGGTTGGGGTCGGCGAGCCCTGCTATGAGATGCAGTACAGCCACGCTGGGCCGGATGGGTTCCTCTACTTCACCTACAAGGTGCGCATCCCTGGGATCACCGCAATCTTCAAGGGGCTGGTCACCATCCTGCCAGGACCGAACGCCGGCACCATGGAGGAGGAGGCTCGGAGGGCCGCGGCCCAGCAGGTCCTGCAGAGGGTTTACAACCACCAGCTCACCTCCTGA
- the hars gene encoding histidine--tRNA ligase isoform X1 — protein MLGMFCVRVCSGLVGFRTATCVRTLHSLSGITVAQIDEEVAKLLELKARLGGDDGKHQFVLKTAKGTRDYNPKQMAIREKVFNTIISCFKRHGAETIDTPVFELKETLTGKYGEDSKLIYDLKDQGGELLSLRYDLTVPFARYLAMNKITNIKRYHIAKVYRRDNPAMTRGRYREFYQCDFDIAGQYDAMIPDAECLKIVHEILSELDLGDFRIKVNDRRILDGMFAVCGVPDDKFRTICSTVDKLDKMPWEDVKKEMVNEKGLSEEAADQIGEYVSMQGGMDLAERLLQDHKMSQSKQACAGLSDIKLLFSFLQLFQVTDKVVFDLSLARGLDYYTGIIYEAVLTQAGVAAVSNEAQNGANAEESVSVGSVAGGGRYDGLVGMFDPKGRKVPCVGVSIGIERIFSIMEQKAEASAEKVRTTEVQVMVASAQKNLLEERLRLVTELWNAGIKAEVMYKKNPKLLSQLQHCEESGIPLVAILGEQELKDGVVKLRVVATREEIDIARTDLTSEIRRRTSEA, from the exons ATGCTGGGCATGTTTTGTGTTCGTGTTTGCTCTGGCCTGGTGGGCTTTCGGACGGCAACGTGTGTCCGAACTCTGCACTCTTTGTCTGGGATCACTGTGGCTCAG ATTGATGAAGAGGTAGCCAAGCTGCTGGAGCTGAAGGCTCGGTTAGGAGGAGATGATGGCAAACATCAGTTTGTCCTCAAAACGGCAAAG GGAACGAGGGACTACAACCCCAAGCAGATGGCCATCAGAGAGAAGGTCTTCAACACCATCATCAGCTGCTTTAAACGCCATGGAGCGGAGACCATTGACACACCTGTTTTTGAACTTAAG GAAACGCTGACGGGGAAATATGGAGAAGATTCCAAGCTCATCTACGACCTCAAAGACCAAGGAGGGGAGCTGCTGTCCCTCAGATATGACCTCACT GTTCCCTTTGCCCGGTACCTGGCCATGAACAAGATAACCAACATCAAACGCTACCACATTGCTAAGGTCTATCGCCGTGACAACCCGGCCATGACCCGCGGACGCTACCGAGAGTTTTACCAGTGT GATTTTGACATCGCAGGGCAGTATGATGCGATGATCCCAGATGCCGAGTGCCTGAAGATTGTCCACGAAATCCTCAGTGAGCTGGACCTCGGGGACTTCCGCATCAAG GTCAACGACAGACGCATCCTCGACGGGATGTTTGCTGTGTGCGGTGTTCCAGATGACAAGTTCCGCACCATCTGTTCAACAGTGGATAAACTAGACAAG ATGCCATGGGAGGACGTGAAGAAGGAGATGGTGAATGAGAAGGGCTTGTCGGAGGAGGCTGCTGACCAGATTGGGGAGTACGTCAGCATGCAGG gtgGGATGGACCTCGCTGAGCGTCTCCTTCAGGACCACAAGATGTCTCAGAGTAAGCAGGCCTGCGCTGGTCTGTCAGACATCAAGCTTCTCTTCAGCTTCCTGCAGCTCTTCCAGGTCACAGACAAG GTGGTGTTTGACCTCAGTTTGGCCCGTGGTCTGGACTATTACACTGGGATCATTTACGAGGCAGTGCTGACCCAAGCAGGCGTAGCCGCCGTCTCCAACGAAGCCCAAAACGGGGCAAATGCAGAGGAGAGTGTCAGTGTGGGCAGCGTGGCCGGAGGAGGACGATACGACGGCCTGGTGGGAATGTTCGACCCCAAAGGCAGGAAAGTTCCATGTGTGGGCGTCAGCATCGGCATCGAGAGGATCTTCTCCATCATGGAGCAGAAAGCTGAG GCCTCAGCAGAGAAGGTGCGAACCACCGAGGTCCAGGTCATGGTGGCGTCTGCTCAGAAGAACCTCCTCGAAGAGAGACTGAGACTCGTCACTGAGCTGTGGAATGCTGGCATAAag GCCGAGGTGATGTACAAGAAGAACCCCAAGCTGCTGAGTCAGCTGCAGCACTGCGAGGAGTCGGGGATCCCCCTGGTGGCCATACTGGGAGAGCAGGAGCTGAAAGACGGAGTGGTCAAACTCCGTGTAGTGGCCACCAGAGAGGAG ATCGACATAGCCAGAACTGATCTTACCAGTGAGATCAGGAGGAGGACCTCTGAGGCTTAG
- the hars gene encoding histidine--tRNA ligase isoform X2, translating to MEDKAQIQEAIKVQGEVVRKLKSEKASKEQIDEEVAKLLELKARLGGDDGKHQFVLKTAKGTRDYNPKQMAIREKVFNTIISCFKRHGAETIDTPVFELKETLTGKYGEDSKLIYDLKDQGGELLSLRYDLTVPFARYLAMNKITNIKRYHIAKVYRRDNPAMTRGRYREFYQCDFDIAGQYDAMIPDAECLKIVHEILSELDLGDFRIKVNDRRILDGMFAVCGVPDDKFRTICSTVDKLDKMPWEDVKKEMVNEKGLSEEAADQIGEYVSMQGGMDLAERLLQDHKMSQSKQACAGLSDIKLLFSFLQLFQVTDKVVFDLSLARGLDYYTGIIYEAVLTQAGVAAVSNEAQNGANAEESVSVGSVAGGGRYDGLVGMFDPKGRKVPCVGVSIGIERIFSIMEQKAEASAEKVRTTEVQVMVASAQKNLLEERLRLVTELWNAGIKAEVMYKKNPKLLSQLQHCEESGIPLVAILGEQELKDGVVKLRVVATREEIDIARTDLTSEIRRRTSEA from the exons ATGGAAGACAAGGCACAGATACAGGAAGCGATTAAAGTCCAGGGCGAAGTCGTTCGGAAGTTAAAATCAGAGAAGGCGAGCAAAGAGCAG ATTGATGAAGAGGTAGCCAAGCTGCTGGAGCTGAAGGCTCGGTTAGGAGGAGATGATGGCAAACATCAGTTTGTCCTCAAAACGGCAAAG GGAACGAGGGACTACAACCCCAAGCAGATGGCCATCAGAGAGAAGGTCTTCAACACCATCATCAGCTGCTTTAAACGCCATGGAGCGGAGACCATTGACACACCTGTTTTTGAACTTAAG GAAACGCTGACGGGGAAATATGGAGAAGATTCCAAGCTCATCTACGACCTCAAAGACCAAGGAGGGGAGCTGCTGTCCCTCAGATATGACCTCACT GTTCCCTTTGCCCGGTACCTGGCCATGAACAAGATAACCAACATCAAACGCTACCACATTGCTAAGGTCTATCGCCGTGACAACCCGGCCATGACCCGCGGACGCTACCGAGAGTTTTACCAGTGT GATTTTGACATCGCAGGGCAGTATGATGCGATGATCCCAGATGCCGAGTGCCTGAAGATTGTCCACGAAATCCTCAGTGAGCTGGACCTCGGGGACTTCCGCATCAAG GTCAACGACAGACGCATCCTCGACGGGATGTTTGCTGTGTGCGGTGTTCCAGATGACAAGTTCCGCACCATCTGTTCAACAGTGGATAAACTAGACAAG ATGCCATGGGAGGACGTGAAGAAGGAGATGGTGAATGAGAAGGGCTTGTCGGAGGAGGCTGCTGACCAGATTGGGGAGTACGTCAGCATGCAGG gtgGGATGGACCTCGCTGAGCGTCTCCTTCAGGACCACAAGATGTCTCAGAGTAAGCAGGCCTGCGCTGGTCTGTCAGACATCAAGCTTCTCTTCAGCTTCCTGCAGCTCTTCCAGGTCACAGACAAG GTGGTGTTTGACCTCAGTTTGGCCCGTGGTCTGGACTATTACACTGGGATCATTTACGAGGCAGTGCTGACCCAAGCAGGCGTAGCCGCCGTCTCCAACGAAGCCCAAAACGGGGCAAATGCAGAGGAGAGTGTCAGTGTGGGCAGCGTGGCCGGAGGAGGACGATACGACGGCCTGGTGGGAATGTTCGACCCCAAAGGCAGGAAAGTTCCATGTGTGGGCGTCAGCATCGGCATCGAGAGGATCTTCTCCATCATGGAGCAGAAAGCTGAG GCCTCAGCAGAGAAGGTGCGAACCACCGAGGTCCAGGTCATGGTGGCGTCTGCTCAGAAGAACCTCCTCGAAGAGAGACTGAGACTCGTCACTGAGCTGTGGAATGCTGGCATAAag GCCGAGGTGATGTACAAGAAGAACCCCAAGCTGCTGAGTCAGCTGCAGCACTGCGAGGAGTCGGGGATCCCCCTGGTGGCCATACTGGGAGAGCAGGAGCTGAAAGACGGAGTGGTCAAACTCCGTGTAGTGGCCACCAGAGAGGAG ATCGACATAGCCAGAACTGATCTTACCAGTGAGATCAGGAGGAGGACCTCTGAGGCTTAG